TCCTTTTACACTTGAGATAGCACCAGTTACAACGCTCTTTTTCTGAACACCGTACCCAACTACTACCACTTCATTTAAATTTTGAGATTCCGGAAGTAATGTAATATTGATTTTATTTCTTCCGTTTACGGCTTCCTGTATGGTAACATATCCAACAAAGCTGATAGTTAAAGTTCCGTTTGAAGGAACGCCGATTTGAAACTTTCCATCAAAGTCAGAGGCGGTTGCTTTGGTTGTGCCTTTAACTAAAATAGTCGCTCCCGGGACGGGCATTCCACTTTCATCATTAATAGTTCCGTTTACCGTAATATCCTGTGCCATTGCGATAACTGAGAACAAAGATGAAAAACAAAAAATAAGTAATTTTGTTAATTTCATTTTTCTAAAAATTTTGGTTAATTAATTAGTAATTTGATGCAATAATAAATTTATTTTTTTACTATCGTCACTAAATTTTTATTACAAAAACACATCAAACCAAATTTTTATCTATTACAAAAACACATCAAATTTCCAATAAACAATTGATATTCAAATAAATAATTACAAAATAAAAGATGTTATCAAAATGTTAATTGAAAAAATAAACACTACATTTATAAAAAAGTAATTATTTTCGCTTTTATTGAAAAATTGAAGTTAAAAAGCAGATACACAATATTCTTATTTAAAATAAATTCAAAAAAATAAAACATTTGCTGTAAAAATATACTCATAAAATTATGAAATTGACAAATACCTTAATTTTAATATTTGTAGTCTTTATCTTAAATAATAAAACTTCAGGCCAGGTAAAAAATATAGGACTGCCTCAAATAAAAAACTATAAGCGTACAGAATATAAAGGAGGTACTCAAAACTGGAATATAGATCAGGACAAAAAGGGCAATATTTACTTTGCAAACAACAGCGGCCTTATTCAATTTGACGGAACTACATGGCATAAGTATTCCCTGCCAAGCGGCACAGCAATACGTAGTTTAAAAATTGACGATACCGGAAGAATATTTGTAGGCGGAAATGATGAATTTGGCTATTTTAAAAGCGACGAAAAAGGGATTTTAAAATATTTTTCCTTATCTAAATTAATTGACAAAAGGATCAACAAAAACATCAACTTAATCTGGAGAATACATATATATAAAGGAGAAATTATTTTTCAGTCTTTCACAAAAGCTTTCTTTTACAAAAACAATAAAATACACATAATAAATGCCCCAAATAAGTTCCAGTTTTCTTTTTTAGTAAACAAAAAACTTTACTTTCAGGACAAAGTTTTGGGAATTCTGGAATATAAAAACGGCAGATTAAATCCATTAAAAGGATCGACTTTTTTTAATGATAAAGAAATCTGGTCTGTATTTCCATTGCCGAACAACAAGCTCTTAATGGCTACTTTGGAAAAAGGGCTTTATATTACAGACGGAAATTCGGTTAAACCCTGGGAAACTGAAGCAAACGAATTCATCAAAAAAAATACTTCGCTTGGAGGCTCTATCATAAAAAACAAGTTCATTGTCCTTAATTCGGTATTAGACGGGTTTATTGTCTGCGATTTAAACGGTAAAATCATTCAGCATCTTAACCGCCAGAAAGGACTTCAAAACAATACTATTTTAACCTCTTTTATAGACAATAAAAACAATTTATGGCTTGGATTAGATAACGGAATCACCTTTGTAAACGAGAACTCGCCTTTTACCTTTTTTGACTATAGTTATAATATAGGAACGGTGTATTCTTCTGTAGTTCATAACGGCTATTTGTATGTGGCAACCAATCAGGGATTATTTTATCACCACTGGAGCAAACCATTTAAAGACGAACCTTTTATGAAAGTCGAAGGTACAATTGCGCAGGCTTGGAACGTTCAGGTTATTAATAACACCCTGCTGTGTGCCAGCAACAGCGGAGCCCTGGTCATTAAAGAAAACAGGGTATTAAAAATCTTGGACAAAAAAGGATATTTTGGTTTTAAAGCTATCCCGAAACATGAAAATTATGTGATTGGCGAAAGTTACAACGGGTTTTCGATTTTTAAAATTGGATCTGACGGAATCGAATTTGTCAATCAGGTCGAAGGGTTTGATGAAACCACTAACACGTTCGAAATAGAACTTGATGAAAACTACCTCTGGCTGAAAAAAGATCCTTATCTGTATCAAATGTCGCTTTCGTATGACCTGAAAAAATTTGAGAGTATCAAAAAACACACTCAGATTTCGCCAAAATACAAAGGCATCGGAAGCTTACAATATGTAAATAAGAAAATTTATTTTCAGACAAACAATCATTTTTTCAGATACTCACAAGAGTTCGAATCGTTTTTTGAAGACAAAAAATTTGGTGATTTATTCAAAGGAATGCCGCCAATAAACACATTGATTGAAGACTCTTACGGCAATTTATGGTATTCGTTTAATGAGACACTGGGCGTTTTAACCAAAAACAAAAAAGGCGGATTTGTCAAAAATCAGGCACCTTTTTCTAATCTTTCCGGCAATCTGGTAAACCATTACATTTCGGTCAACACAATTGATCCGGAAAATATTTTTATTGGCTTAACTGATGGCTTAACACATTATGATTCTAAAATCCCTAATACGTTTATTACAAAACCAAAAGTTTTTGTTGAAAGCTTTTCGTTTCCGGAAGACACTATCTTAACCGGCAATTTGTCTGTAAGTAAAGATTTTTATCTTCCTTACAGCTCCAATCACGTTAAATTTACCTTTTCTTCACCTACCTACGAAAATCAGGAAAATATAATGTATTCTTATAAGCTTGAACCTTTTGACGATAATTGGCGTAATTGGTCTACACTTGCCATAAAAGAATACACCAATTTAAGAGAAGGCAATTACAAAATGAAGATTAGGGCTAAAAACAGTTACGGAATCATCTCTGATACCAGCGAAGTAAGCTTTGTTATTATGCCTCCGTGGTATAGACATTTTCTGGCTTACTTATTTTACATTATTCTGATAATCGCAGGGATTTATTTTATCTCAAACAGAATCAAACTGAAAATCAGAAAAAACAGGTATTACGAAACTATTGAACAGCGCCGTTTATACCTGGAAAAAGAATCGAAAATAAGACATGAACAGCATGAGCTTGAAAAAGAAATTGAAAAGCTGAAGAATGACAAACTTCAGATAAAAATACTTGCCAAAGACAAAGAATTGGTCAACAACTCTCTACAGGTTGTAAAAAAGAACAAAGTCTTAAATGGGATTATTCATAAGCTAAAAGATATCGACACGAATATATTAGACGATTCGACCAAATTTGAGTTTAACAAATTACACAAAAGCATTGTAAAAGAAGTAAACACAGACAAGAGCTGGAAGGATCTGGAAAAACACATTAAAAACGTCCATTTTGAATTCTTAAAAAGACTTAAAGCACAATATCCTACTATTTCACCGCGCGAACTTGATTTATCGACTTATTTATTGATGAATATGTCTACGAAAGAAATTGCCGAAATCATGAATATTTCAACAGGAGGGGTCGAGCTGGCGCGTTATCGTCTTCGAAAGAAACTCGGACTGAATAAAAAGGAAAATCTTATTGGTTTCCTTATGACGATTTAAATTTAAAAAGCCAATTGATTTAGTATCAAATGGCTTTTTAATTATAAGATATATTCTAATGTACGTTCCAGGGCCATACCTCTGGATCCTTTTATAAGAATGGTATTGTTTTCAAATTTTTGCGTTTTCAGATAATCCGCAAAAGAATCAAATGACTCAAAAAATTGAATGTATTTGCTTGAAATTTTATTCTCGTAGAAAGATTTACCTATCAAATAACAAATGGCTTCAGTCTGGATTGATAATGAATCAACAATCGCTTTGTGTTCCTGTCTGCTTTCCTTACCCAGTTCAAACATATCACCCAGAATCATAATCTTATTCTTGTTTTCCAATTGCAGGAAATTAGCAATTGCAACTGCCATACTGCTTGGATTTGCATTGTAGGCATCCAGAATAATTTCATTCGAGCCTTTTTTTAGCAGCTGAGAACGATTATTGGCCGGAATATAATTTTCTATTGCTTCTTTTACAGCTGTATTATCAACCCCAAAATATTTACCAATTGCCACGGCAGCATTAATATTATTTGCATTGTATAAACCTATCAAATGCGACTCAACGGTAAAATCTTCATAATTTATAACTACAAAGGGATTTGCCTGGACGGCTGTTATTTTCAGATCGGCAGTTTCGTTAGCAGCACCAAAAGTAAACAGCTTTATTCCGGCTGCTTTTTTAATCTGTATAGGATCTTCCAGATTTATAAATGCCTGTTTGTTGTTTTTAAGAAGATAGTGATACATTTCGCTTTTTCCATCAATAACACCTTCTA
This portion of the Flavobacterium gelatinilyticum genome encodes:
- a CDS encoding helix-turn-helix and ligand-binding sensor domain-containing protein; its protein translation is MKLTNTLILIFVVFILNNKTSGQVKNIGLPQIKNYKRTEYKGGTQNWNIDQDKKGNIYFANNSGLIQFDGTTWHKYSLPSGTAIRSLKIDDTGRIFVGGNDEFGYFKSDEKGILKYFSLSKLIDKRINKNINLIWRIHIYKGEIIFQSFTKAFFYKNNKIHIINAPNKFQFSFLVNKKLYFQDKVLGILEYKNGRLNPLKGSTFFNDKEIWSVFPLPNNKLLMATLEKGLYITDGNSVKPWETEANEFIKKNTSLGGSIIKNKFIVLNSVLDGFIVCDLNGKIIQHLNRQKGLQNNTILTSFIDNKNNLWLGLDNGITFVNENSPFTFFDYSYNIGTVYSSVVHNGYLYVATNQGLFYHHWSKPFKDEPFMKVEGTIAQAWNVQVINNTLLCASNSGALVIKENRVLKILDKKGYFGFKAIPKHENYVIGESYNGFSIFKIGSDGIEFVNQVEGFDETTNTFEIELDENYLWLKKDPYLYQMSLSYDLKKFESIKKHTQISPKYKGIGSLQYVNKKIYFQTNNHFFRYSQEFESFFEDKKFGDLFKGMPPINTLIEDSYGNLWYSFNETLGVLTKNKKGGFVKNQAPFSNLSGNLVNHYISVNTIDPENIFIGLTDGLTHYDSKIPNTFITKPKVFVESFSFPEDTILTGNLSVSKDFYLPYSSNHVKFTFSSPTYENQENIMYSYKLEPFDDNWRNWSTLAIKEYTNLREGNYKMKIRAKNSYGIISDTSEVSFVIMPPWYRHFLAYLFYIILIIAGIYFISNRIKLKIRKNRYYETIEQRRLYLEKESKIRHEQHELEKEIEKLKNDKLQIKILAKDKELVNNSLQVVKKNKVLNGIIHKLKDIDTNILDDSTKFEFNKLHKSIVKEVNTDKSWKDLEKHIKNVHFEFLKRLKAQYPTISPRELDLSTYLLMNMSTKEIAEIMNISTGGVELARYRLRKKLGLNKKENLIGFLMTI
- a CDS encoding UDP-N-acetylmuramoyl-tripeptide--D-alanyl-D-alanine ligase, which codes for MNIQDIHHLFLQCKSLSIDTRKIEKDSMFFAIKGENFDANTFAKEALELGALYVIIDNESYYIDEKTILVKNSLETLQNLAKFHRTYLNLPIVALTGSNGKTTTKELINVVLSKKFKTKATIGNLNNHIGVPLTLLSFTEDTEMGIVEMGANHKKEIEFLCEIAQPDYGYITNFGKAHLEGFGGVEGVIDGKSEMYHYLLKNNKQAFINLEDPIQIKKAAGIKLFTFGAANETADLKITAVQANPFVVINYEDFTVESHLIGLYNANNINAAVAIGKYFGVDNTAVKEAIENYIPANNRSQLLKKGSNEIILDAYNANPSSMAVAIANFLQLENKNKIMILGDMFELGKESRQEHKAIVDSLSIQTEAICYLIGKSFYENKISSKYIQFFESFDSFADYLKTQKFENNTILIKGSRGMALERTLEYIL